Proteins from a genomic interval of Coraliomargarita sinensis:
- a CDS encoding helix-turn-helix domain-containing protein, which translates to MKTADQTNTFRLAYTRKETAEILGISAPSVDRLTKRGLLRPSRATRRPLYSKTEIERFLRETSEVIG; encoded by the coding sequence ATGAAGACCGCAGACCAAACAAACACATTCCGCCTTGCCTACACCCGCAAGGAAACCGCTGAAATCCTCGGCATTTCGGCTCCATCCGTAGACCGTCTCACGAAGCGCGGCCTACTGCGTCCTTCAAGGGCCACTCGTCGACCCCTCTACTCAAAGACCGAAATTGAGCGTTTCTTGCGTGAAACTTCGGAGGTGATCGGATGA
- a CDS encoding rolling circle replication-associated protein: MFSTKLSKGDSAMSLTYLKPYVPASWFHPLGIHKVLKRFWHRLPNVAGCLFVTFTIDREAMRALGYGPSEAFDLTRDRIRRIFYLLRKGVEWNGIIYRIPEAYCTKVEFHADEEGWPHFHCIWLTRRFIPAELLAHLWSYGRTNVKRITNDDFHYLLKYVCKSSRVPEWVQDRERMRIFQPSKGFLISEDKPAKEESVPTGKKRPVSTIRERLHKWSCTATIVTEDENEPFDRVRQVSLYKPFQEIFDRLVYAAAVAGRYLGSGKIQINRKEQLYPWLTYQNQHVSLPD, translated from the coding sequence TTGTTTTCCACCAAACTCTCAAAGGGAGATAGCGCAATGAGCCTAACCTATCTAAAACCTTACGTCCCGGCTTCGTGGTTCCATCCTTTGGGGATTCACAAGGTTCTTAAACGATTCTGGCATCGACTCCCGAATGTCGCCGGCTGCTTGTTTGTGACCTTCACAATAGATCGGGAAGCCATGCGCGCCCTGGGTTACGGCCCATCCGAAGCTTTCGACCTTACGCGCGACCGTATACGCCGGATTTTTTACCTGCTACGCAAGGGCGTAGAATGGAACGGTATCATCTACCGAATACCCGAAGCCTACTGCACAAAGGTCGAATTCCACGCCGATGAAGAAGGCTGGCCCCATTTTCACTGCATCTGGCTCACACGCCGATTCATTCCCGCCGAACTCCTCGCCCACCTTTGGAGCTATGGTCGAACCAACGTCAAGCGGATCACAAACGACGATTTTCACTACCTCCTGAAATACGTCTGCAAGTCCAGCCGTGTCCCCGAGTGGGTGCAGGATCGCGAACGCATGCGAATCTTTCAGCCGTCAAAGGGCTTTTTAATTTCTGAGGACAAGCCCGCTAAAGAAGAATCAGTACCTACTGGGAAAAAGCGCCCAGTGTCTACCATCCGCGAACGCCTCCACAAGTGGTCATGTACAGCTACGATTGTCACTGAGGATGAGAACGAGCCTTTCGACAGAGTAAGGCAAGTATCCCTCTACAAACCTTTTCAGGAAATTTTCGACCGCCTCGTTTACGCCGCTGCGGTGGCTGGTCGATACTTAGGAAGCGGCAAAATCCAAATAAACAGAAAGGAACAGTTATATCCATGGCTGACATATCAAAACCAACACGTATCACTTCCCGATTGA
- a CDS encoding DUF4062 domain-containing protein, whose protein sequence is MEERKKYQVFVSSTYEDLQPERQEIMHALLELDCIPSGMELFPAANEDQWTLIKGVIDDSDYYIVIIGGRYGSVGPGGISYTEMEYRYAVEQGKPVIAFLHKDPDSLEKRKTETSKKGQKALEAFRDLCKTRMCKFWETPQELGSIVSRSLIMLQKKHPGIGWIRGDAVASKEASKEILDLRLKIEDLNKELEKVTTHAPAGSEKLEQGDDEFGISIHFQASDDEHNNYRCRITVKEAWDDIFYIISPLMIHEATDLQLKRRLNETYSKIAATKAKKDKNFKDLKRYRNFEIDSDNYETIKIQLRALGLITQSIKQRSVKDTASYWKLTPYGDSVMVRLRAIEK, encoded by the coding sequence ATGGAAGAACGAAAAAAATACCAAGTGTTCGTCAGTTCGACCTATGAAGACCTTCAGCCTGAGCGTCAGGAGATTATGCATGCCTTGCTTGAACTTGATTGTATACCTTCTGGCATGGAATTGTTTCCGGCTGCAAACGAAGATCAATGGACTCTAATTAAGGGAGTCATTGATGATAGCGATTATTACATTGTTATCATAGGTGGTCGCTATGGCTCAGTTGGTCCAGGAGGAATCAGTTACACAGAAATGGAGTACCGCTATGCAGTTGAGCAAGGAAAACCGGTCATCGCTTTTCTGCACAAGGACCCGGATTCGCTAGAAAAAAGAAAGACCGAGACATCAAAGAAAGGACAAAAAGCACTCGAAGCGTTTAGAGATCTGTGTAAAACACGTATGTGTAAATTTTGGGAGACCCCACAAGAATTGGGATCAATAGTAAGTCGCAGTCTGATTATGCTTCAAAAGAAACACCCAGGTATTGGCTGGATTAGAGGCGACGCAGTTGCCTCTAAAGAAGCATCAAAAGAAATTTTGGATCTCAGACTGAAGATAGAAGATTTAAATAAAGAATTAGAGAAAGTTACGACACACGCTCCTGCTGGATCAGAAAAGCTGGAGCAAGGCGACGATGAATTCGGAATTTCAATTCATTTTCAAGCTAGTGACGATGAACATAATAATTACAGATGTCGGATTACTGTTAAAGAAGCGTGGGACGACATATTTTATATCATCTCGCCACTGATGATCCACGAAGCTACCGATCTGCAACTCAAGCGAAGGCTAAATGAAACTTATTCGAAGATTGCAGCCACCAAGGCAAAAAAGGATAAAAATTTTAAAGATCTGAAAAGATACAGGAATTTCGAAATAGATTCTGACAATTACGAAACTATAAAGATTCAACTAAGAGCACTTGGTTTGATTACTCAAAGTATCAAACAAAGGAGCGTTAAGGACACCGCTTCATATTGGAAATTAACACCATACGGAGACTCTGTAATGGTAAGACTCAGAGCCATTGAAAAATAA
- a CDS encoding SLATT domain-containing protein — MNKEASTTESPIPNYVADNDWEKELNYKTWVTKAARFQANKRLLETHKLSSITISVLSCCLIIAASLPIYVGNASLPFPSYWMNFLITSIAVLVLVFTQIESSSHYNLEAHKFHTNALKIANIYNELRIAKHIEDDKERFEAIISLTRKYEAVLAECENHDPIDYAISKTKKSEYFTLTEKEKKEIFKEYDWKVRKKYHILIGAVTLFTLVLTAAVILSPVISEVMPDAN; from the coding sequence ATGAATAAAGAAGCAAGCACAACTGAAAGCCCAATTCCGAACTACGTTGCTGATAACGACTGGGAAAAGGAACTAAACTACAAGACATGGGTAACCAAGGCTGCTAGATTCCAAGCAAACAAGCGACTTTTGGAGACACACAAATTGTCGTCTATAACTATCAGTGTTTTGTCGTGTTGCCTAATAATCGCAGCGTCACTTCCTATCTATGTTGGAAACGCAAGTTTACCTTTTCCATCCTATTGGATGAATTTTCTGATTACATCTATTGCAGTATTAGTGCTTGTATTTACCCAGATAGAATCTTCGTCGCACTATAACCTAGAAGCGCATAAATTTCATACGAATGCACTCAAGATCGCGAATATATACAATGAACTACGAATCGCTAAACATATCGAGGATGACAAAGAGCGCTTTGAGGCAATTATCTCGTTAACTCGGAAATATGAAGCAGTCCTGGCAGAATGCGAAAATCATGATCCAATAGATTATGCTATCAGTAAGACGAAGAAATCTGAATACTTTACTCTAACCGAAAAAGAGAAGAAGGAAATTTTCAAAGAGTATGACTGGAAGGTTCGAAAAAAGTATCATATCCTCATAGGAGCAGTTACACTATTTACACTCGTACTTACCGCAGCAGTCATTCTCTCTCCGGTAATCTCTGAGGTCATGCCCGATGCTAACTAG
- a CDS encoding tyrosine-type recombinase/integrase has product MRLVTQCCNPILQSMKNSSAATEKENTPEFVRVAECLYRNTSSGRYYALVKRSGRQIRKSLKTQDRKLAERRLKEFHASIGRTDVDSGSRQIQFEELGQQWLEVHNASLKPSSADRNERCFKQLLPYFKGSRVADIRRADCQTWEVKRGKHLNSSTYNKEMEVLKGILEYGIERGVILENPANILKRRRIQSKAIVIPTHEEFEKLLAGIAKLDGRAKEAANLVQLLAYSGMRLGEAINIQWNEVDFKKGRFTVSGGEVGTKNHETRIVPLFPRLKEFLKKLYHQKQPQGGEKIIGIESAKKALIASCKSQNLPHFTHHCMRHYFVSNAIEKGIDFKTIAAWVGHKDGGLLVAKTYGHLRDTHSFEMAKLMT; this is encoded by the coding sequence TTGCGACTTGTAACCCAGTGTTGTAACCCAATACTTCAGAGCATGAAAAATTCATCTGCTGCCACAGAGAAAGAGAACACGCCTGAGTTTGTTCGGGTTGCTGAGTGTCTGTATCGGAATACTTCATCGGGTCGTTATTACGCTTTGGTTAAGCGAAGCGGTAGACAAATTAGAAAAAGCCTTAAGACTCAAGACAGAAAACTCGCTGAACGTCGACTAAAGGAATTTCATGCCAGTATTGGGCGAACTGACGTCGACAGCGGCTCACGCCAAATCCAATTTGAGGAGCTTGGGCAGCAATGGCTGGAAGTCCATAATGCGAGCCTTAAACCCTCCTCGGCAGATCGAAATGAACGCTGTTTCAAGCAACTGCTCCCCTACTTCAAAGGCTCCCGTGTGGCCGATATCAGGAGAGCCGATTGTCAGACGTGGGAAGTGAAGCGCGGCAAGCATCTGAATAGCTCGACCTACAATAAGGAAATGGAGGTCCTAAAGGGCATTCTCGAATACGGGATTGAGCGCGGCGTCATTCTCGAAAATCCGGCCAACATTCTAAAGCGGCGCAGGATTCAATCCAAAGCTATCGTCATTCCCACGCATGAGGAATTCGAAAAGCTGCTCGCAGGGATCGCCAAGCTCGACGGGAGAGCCAAAGAAGCGGCCAACCTCGTGCAGCTGCTCGCCTACTCCGGAATGCGTCTGGGGGAAGCAATCAATATCCAGTGGAACGAAGTCGATTTTAAGAAAGGTCGTTTCACTGTTTCCGGCGGTGAGGTCGGGACCAAAAACCATGAAACCCGAATTGTCCCACTTTTCCCCAGGCTGAAAGAATTTCTAAAAAAGCTCTACCATCAGAAGCAACCGCAGGGCGGCGAAAAGATCATCGGAATTGAAAGCGCAAAAAAAGCCCTGATTGCCTCCTGCAAAAGCCAAAATCTCCCGCATTTCACCCATCACTGCATGCGGCATTATTTTGTTAGTAACGCCATAGAGAAAGGAATCGACTTTAAAACGATTGCCGCTTGGGTAGGCCATAAGGATGGCGGACTGCTGGTTGCCAAAACCTATGGGCACTTAAGAGATACTCATTCCTTTGAAATGGCGAAGTTAATGACATGA